Genomic window (Rhodohalobacter sp. SW132):
ACGAAACTGGGTTGGGCAAAACCCAGCCACAAAAACCTATTTCATCAGGGGATTTGAAAATGTCAGAGCCATTGAAGGGTTCAGATCCAGAAGTGCAGCCAAGCTATACATAACCAACTTACAGGATACTAAAACACTCCAGGGATTTTGTACTGCAGCAATCGTTGGTAACAGAGCATTTAGAAGAAAATGGGAGGAAGGTCGTCTGAACGGAAAATCCGACGTTCATACCAGGACACCTTCTTCCCACCAATTTATAGAATGTTCAGCGAGCTATCTGAATATGATCCTTTCTCTATCTATACCTACCTGTCACAGGTTGAAACAGAGAGCGTTGGCCAATGGCTTCATACATCTGAAAAAGAATGAAGCCCCTATTGAATATCGGTCTTCAAACATATGGGAAATCAATAAGTACCGGAAAGCTATGGGGCATTACTTCATTAAAGTAAACCGCAGCGGGGTACATACAGAGGTCAGGCCGGATCTGGTTTCCTCAAATCTGAAATATAAAACAAGAAAGAACATCAGACCTCAGTCGGACTGATTCAACCATCAATGCAGGACATGAATAAACGAATACAAATAAGACACAGAAGCTTGAAAGGAACGCCGTGGTATTCTGCACGGACTCGAATGGGCGCGCCAGCTCAACCTAATCCAGGGGCTCGTCCTCTTATCGGGCCAGTCGATGCTTGCGGTGGCATTCTCGCCGGTACCCCCTCCCTGGCTCAAGAGCTTTGTGGCCCGATGTGTCCGGGTAGAGGGGGTGACGAGGCACTGTCGTTTGCTGCGTGGCCTCTACGGGGTGAAGGCTTTACGATGGCTATTTGCCAAGCTGGAAAGCAATCACTCACCCAGTAGGCCTATGAAATCCAGCTACTTCAAGACTCACAGACAAATGAAACTTTTCACCAAATCTATCATGATGAAAACCATATCGATTACCAATCAGAAAGGAGGTGTCGGAAAAACGACGACCGCCGTGAACTTGTCGGCCGGATTGGCCCGCAGAGGCTTCCGGGTGCTGCTGGTCGACTCCGACCCTCAGTGTAACGCCTCCACGCATCTGGGAGTGACCCATGAGGAGGACAAGCGAACGCTGGACGATCTGTACTACCAGCCGGAGCTTCAGCCATCTGAGGTTATTCAGCCAGCCAGAGGGTTTGACCTGCTACCGGCCGGGCAGGCGCTGGCCTACGCCGAACAGAAACTAGCCGGGGTGCCGGGCCGGGAGATGATCCTCTCGGAGAAGCTGGCGGGACTATCGGCCCATTACGATTTTTGCATTATCGACTGCCCACCTAACCTGGGCTTTCTGACCATCAACGCCTACACCGCCTCTGACGGGCTGATCATCACCGTCAAACCGGAGTATTTTGCCCTGGAGGGCCTCAAGCAGATCCACTCGATCCTTGGCTTTATCCGAAAGCGGCTGAACCCTGACCTGGACATTCTTGGCTATGTGATCACGGACTTTGACGCGCGAAAGAACCAGCACAAAGAGATCCGCCGGGC
Coding sequences:
- a CDS encoding ParA family protein; protein product: MKLFTKSIMMKTISITNQKGGVGKTTTAVNLSAGLARRGFRVLLVDSDPQCNASTHLGVTHEEDKRTLDDLYYQPELQPSEVIQPARGFDLLPAGQALAYAEQKLAGVPGREMILSEKLAGLSAHYDFCIIDCPPNLGFLTINAYTASDGLIITVKPEYFALEGLKQIHSILGFIRKRLNPDLDILGYVITDFDARKNQHKEIRRAMFRTFNGKVFDTTIRTNARLSDCSSAGSSIFEFAPKTYGAIDYLNLAKELEVRHGQA